Proteins from one Microtus pennsylvanicus isolate mMicPen1 chromosome 7, mMicPen1.hap1, whole genome shotgun sequence genomic window:
- the LOC142853534 gene encoding uncharacterized protein LOC142853534 codes for MGKPLSRPDCLRQNPPCVGKGEEEEDLNIEDCYVPQRSIYDTVRLNEQIDSGSKGSLSSRHFTERTLPYSHRTLDGSSLCSNGALSSSSIFELRGRETNRLDEKMIFDALKLNSDVIRSTGVPKPKSQAEKREHRRSWRMFVPANFMDYANKSESSFVEPTDVSDAVTKASKCRWGTNSQTSEEDDSGLYSPPAEKEEKQGPASGDQPQTRSLSSAEDIHISEPYRPGFSDDSVSEQKIPLLSCRSTHPGDSFQVIPQDVSPLDGNKCVSGQRVPHGERGCVQSELRESTKCHTLVVPRDGGNKCVSNSEEKETTFRQGESQITTHSRECMKERLGGLELSPTDLGEPHVDFASTGLLENAILLTQYESTECNRASKGDVGAPFSAQEIEVTQKKCSLQFIPVKKKTGPRKTGVQAGTLDTVCNGFQVINGTGKPQWQLPVVLSQRGQE; via the coding sequence ATGGGGAAGCCACTCAGCAGACCAGACTGTTTACGCCAGAATCCTCCCTGTGTAGGGAagggtgaagaagaggaggattTGAATATTGAAGACTGCTATGTCCCACAGCGGTCGATCTATGACACAGTTAGACTAAACGAACAGATAGACTCAGGTTCCAAAGGTAGCCTGTCTTCTAGGCATTTTACAGAGCGGACTTTACCCTATAGTCACAGGACACTGGACGGTAGTTCACTGTGCTCCAATGGTGCCCTTTCCTCTTCCAGTATATTTGAGCTGCGAGGTCGGGAAACTAACAGACTAGATGAAAAGATGATCTTCGATGCCCTCAAACTAAATAGTGATGTCATTCGAAGTACGGGTGTCCCTAAACCCAAGTCTCAGGCAGAAAAGAGAGAGCACAGGAGGTCATGGCGGATGTTTGTTCCAGCCAATTTTATGGATTATGCAAACAAAAGTGAAAGTTCTTTTGTTGAGCCTACTGATGTGTCAGATGCTGTTACCAAGGCCAGCAAGTGCAGATGGGGTACTAACTCTCAGACCTCAGAAGAGGATGACTCTGGTTTATACAGTCCCCcggcagagaaagaagagaagcagggCCCTGCAAGTGGGGACCAGCCACAGACGAGAAGCCTGTCTTCTGCTGAAGATATTCACATATCAGAGCCATATAGGCCAGGGTTTTCTGATGATTCCGTCAGTGAGCAGAAAATCCCGCTGCTGTCGTGCAGGAGTACCCACCCTGGGGACAGCTTCCAGGTGATTCCGCAGGACGTCTCTCCACTCGACGGGAACAAGTGTGTGAGTGGTCAGAGGGTGCCCCATGGTGAACGTGGGTGTGTGCAGAGCGAGTTGAGAGAGAGCACGAAGTGCCACACATTGGTTGTACCAAGAGATGGAGGAAACAAGTGTGTTTCCAACTCTGAAGAAAAGGAGACAACTTTCAGACAAGGGGAGTCGCAGATCACGACACATAGTAGGGAATGTATGAAGGAACGCCTCGGCGGTTTAGAACTCTCTCCCACAGACCTGGGAGAGCCGCATGTAGACTTTGCTAGCACAGGTTTGCTAGAAAATGCGATCCTGTTGACACAGTATGAGTCAACAGAATGCAACAGGGCATCTAAGGGTGACGTAGGGGCCCCCTTTTCTGCCCAGGAGATCGAGGtgacccagaagaaatgctccctcCAGTTCATtccagtaaaaaagaaaacagggccCAGAAAAACAGGGGTCCAGGCAGGAACATTGGACACAGTCTGCAATGGCTTCCAGGTAATTAATGGAACTGGAAAACCGCAGTGGCAGCTGCCCGTGGTTCTGTCTCAGCGTGGTCAAGAATGA